From the Serratia nematodiphila DZ0503SBS1 genome, one window contains:
- a CDS encoding MchC protein, with protein sequence MKNLAMLHESLIPFVAKKTGSQLLWHNALSPAEQDELKIEASYLIEENNRHAIFDEGTPLLNDEKVFFAERYGGGAISRNGGGARCGFDGRWQIKGIGANALVGQGAKHVDGELTMTGAVLEALWGNVMAKLLPYGAVPNKAILLTDSPIATLYSASAGGPHNRKALLVREPVVRPAHFCRAPYYHPHDAMQRQPSDIERTEKLIVAAPSFLPRPSEFDAAHWLALPQEERAFYGLCELARRLATQIAYCRTRHLVMMTSPSNCDMAGRLLDFHGVRSVFPAERRDPGRSYIQHNKLNEDAPLLLRGVQDLAFYLAKHQFGPVFLAAAHQGIGAAFNMAYNRACLLDNLGMAGFDPAFLQRLPLTAEWFALGERLQKMFDLAPGVFTRRQGLGQGNAHPAIALLHRLIDTAVKVPTEQQGATAEERFSLAFHRLCAKYLQETSAGQTAAGLQQAMKQTVTRRLGSRTFMRREVIFQDITSWRGEVSEITEQLQTYLDRFERQAINVLQ encoded by the coding sequence ATGAAAAACCTTGCCATGCTTCACGAAAGTTTGATTCCTTTCGTCGCAAAAAAGACAGGCTCTCAATTACTCTGGCACAATGCATTAAGCCCTGCCGAGCAGGACGAACTGAAAATAGAGGCCAGCTATCTCATCGAAGAAAATAATCGCCATGCTATTTTTGATGAGGGCACGCCGCTCTTAAACGATGAAAAAGTCTTTTTCGCCGAACGTTATGGCGGCGGCGCTATTTCGCGCAACGGCGGTGGCGCACGCTGTGGCTTTGATGGGCGATGGCAGATTAAAGGCATCGGGGCCAATGCGTTAGTCGGTCAAGGGGCCAAACATGTCGATGGCGAGTTGACAATGACCGGTGCAGTATTGGAGGCATTATGGGGAAACGTCATGGCCAAACTGCTGCCTTATGGCGCCGTGCCCAATAAGGCAATCTTGCTGACCGACAGCCCCATTGCCACCCTCTATTCTGCATCGGCAGGAGGCCCCCATAACCGCAAGGCGTTGCTGGTGCGCGAGCCCGTCGTTCGCCCTGCACATTTTTGCCGCGCGCCTTACTATCATCCTCATGATGCGATGCAAAGGCAACCTTCGGATATTGAGCGGACCGAAAAACTCATTGTCGCCGCACCTTCTTTTCTGCCTCGTCCCTCTGAGTTTGACGCTGCACACTGGTTGGCATTGCCCCAGGAAGAACGCGCATTCTACGGGCTCTGCGAGCTTGCCCGGCGTCTTGCGACGCAGATCGCTTACTGCCGTACCCGCCATTTGGTAATGATGACCTCCCCCTCCAATTGCGATATGGCTGGCAGGCTGTTGGACTTTCATGGTGTTCGCAGTGTTTTTCCCGCAGAACGTCGCGATCCCGGACGCAGCTACATTCAACACAACAAACTCAACGAAGACGCCCCTTTGTTGCTGAGAGGCGTGCAAGATCTCGCTTTTTATTTAGCCAAGCATCAATTCGGCCCGGTATTTCTCGCGGCAGCGCACCAAGGCATCGGCGCCGCCTTTAATATGGCCTACAATCGGGCCTGCCTGCTGGATAATCTCGGTATGGCGGGTTTTGACCCTGCATTCTTACAACGCCTGCCCCTCACCGCCGAGTGGTTCGCCTTAGGCGAACGCTTGCAAAAAATGTTCGATTTGGCTCCCGGCGTCTTTACCCGTCGACAAGGCCTGGGCCAGGGAAATGCGCATCCGGCGATTGCCCTGTTGCACCGGCTCATCGACACGGCCGTAAAGGTCCCCACCGAACAACAGGGTGCGACCGCGGAGGAGAGATTTTCTCTGGCATTCCATCGGTTATGCGCGAAGTACCTTCAGGAAACATCAGCAGGCCAAACCGCCGCCGGATTACAGCAGGCGATGAAGCAGACAGTCACCAGAAGGTTGGGCTCCCGCACGTTCATGCGCCGTGAAGTGATTTTTCAAGACATTACCAGCTGGCGCGGCGAAGTCAGCGAGATCACCGAACAATTGCAAACCTATCTGGATCGTTTCGAGCGCCAGGCGATCAACGTATTACAATAA
- a CDS encoding toxin-activating lysine-acyltransferase has protein sequence MSFIKESHLGKSKFSQYESLGFAVSCMLMNKNYSLYHIKTLQLWTQEAINQNQFKILFDHLDNPLGYITWAYLRDETLGRLINDPQFLLHNSEWDEGGTLCILDFCCKPGSAHLCLEHLKTAHPVAERRTVVWRSRRTGKLMTAKR, from the coding sequence GTGAGTTTTATCAAAGAAAGCCACCTGGGTAAAAGTAAGTTCAGTCAATACGAGAGCCTGGGTTTCGCCGTTAGCTGTATGTTGATGAATAAAAATTACAGCTTATACCATATAAAAACGTTGCAGCTATGGACTCAGGAAGCGATTAATCAAAATCAATTTAAAATATTATTCGATCATTTGGATAATCCATTGGGGTATATAACCTGGGCCTACCTTCGAGATGAGACGCTGGGCCGACTTATTAACGATCCGCAGTTTCTTCTCCATAACTCAGAGTGGGATGAAGGCGGCACGCTGTGTATTTTAGATTTTTGCTGCAAGCCAGGCAGCGCCCATTTATGTTTGGAACATCTTAAAACAGCTCACCCAGTCGCAGAACGTCGCACGGTTGTATGGCGCTCCCGCCGAACGGGAAAGCTGATGACGGCAAAAAGATAA
- a CDS encoding AMP-binding protein: protein MSKHQLLDSQVGFYYGTKIGDDKSGYNIAEYVEINHTLDIARMKRAIHRVISQTPTLHVLFDEDNGTPYQYPVTANISVEWVDLSQQADGMASAIELMEADAERPFSLNAAPLFRQKIIRLGEKRFLWYFCSHHLLLDGYGTYLLIHQVAQAYRDQTQHPQGAPTIDALLMAESEYKQSTTYQADRDFWQAICTSLPDPITLACTNIPSGQTIRHVTSLPCPAERLALQTGHPSWLARTFVAVMAYLYLCTGKKQQTIGVPMMARTDALTRQALTCKTNVVPLTLDIEDTASCRQLAQTIEHILKHLKKHQAFRYEEIKSLRSVASRSPLFNIVVNIIPFEAAASFAPAQRSEIRNLRSGGAQDLVFNMRPDLDNQTLRLEIDADSGLYDTASLVRHCRGIQTLCALLYDDPENLSVAALRQHFSLSLLGKTANDNVVDIMQRIERAAIQAPQRAAILTPAHASSPLRTLSYAVLQQQWHALADALTPARAAHTVLLLDLPQGPEAIICMLAALQLKMPFVNLNAKGDGASHHQLLEQFSDAILITDRTLPSFHSEPDALAHWHASTLDMPTDFARFTVFRRQTSTEAPAFPAGTGYLMFTSGSTGMPKGVIGARHALNVFVDAAIKCYGIQPHERVLQFAPLHFDACIEEIFMTLGAGAHLCIAPETVKHNFAALFTFCADHQISLLDLPTAYFNEMLFASGGEQTLPPTVTTVIIGGENLSPRAKERWFARYPKGIKLFNSYGPTETTVVATAAEIKNDGAAVTIGTPLDGIYTAIVGEDLRLLPLGCSGELLIVGATVGLGYLHQPTLSAEKFVTFEVNGHLMPAFRTGDIACQLQDGQLVFLGRKIREAKIAGQRVNMGEIESCLARLPSIIEIAVLAKSGDAGTELYAHYHSRQPLSEAMRRTLYGALPNAHIPQRFVHHLTPLAKLANGKIDYHTLERQSRMPEPTRELRSTTFNTLVHEVWLATLGSDDGDFFTLGGDSLQAIKIINALNAHCQLDLNLSDIFEHPRLADFCRHLTQLAHARYGLDQQHLDIRCAIGRCLSTEAPTSNRLFIQSPEGADERLLLAALADKHGVDILSPQALPLHADWPLNAIIFNVPNEATQYAPWLDALSALLHSLPDRVNYMIFMHDTVGGANLTQGLLHDFRHERLLLLHKVNSRQQAVDAGVTELITLSARLGYFPHIRFDTANERLNGCVLKIFGFEDGDNIDHRAAFTMAQRRNPGVQLCSLSHWLNLISAHSDKRPNKSGRTGKAINVNMEGVH, encoded by the coding sequence ATGAGCAAGCATCAATTATTGGATTCACAAGTTGGATTTTACTATGGCACCAAGATCGGCGATGACAAATCGGGCTATAACATCGCGGAATATGTCGAAATAAATCACACTCTCGATATCGCAAGAATGAAACGCGCCATTCATCGTGTCATCAGCCAAACGCCGACGCTGCACGTTTTGTTTGATGAAGATAACGGCACGCCTTATCAATATCCCGTCACCGCCAACATCTCAGTAGAATGGGTGGATCTTTCGCAGCAGGCCGACGGTATGGCCTCCGCTATCGAATTAATGGAAGCGGATGCTGAGCGCCCCTTCTCGTTGAACGCTGCGCCGTTATTCAGACAAAAAATCATCAGGCTGGGTGAGAAACGCTTTCTGTGGTATTTCTGCAGCCACCACCTGCTGCTTGATGGTTACGGCACTTATTTGCTGATCCATCAAGTAGCGCAGGCCTACCGAGATCAGACGCAGCATCCGCAAGGCGCCCCCACGATCGATGCTTTGCTCATGGCTGAATCTGAGTATAAACAGTCAACGACCTATCAAGCTGATAGGGATTTTTGGCAAGCGATCTGCACCTCACTGCCAGATCCGATAACGTTAGCCTGCACCAATATTCCCTCGGGACAGACAATCCGCCATGTGACGTCGTTACCCTGTCCTGCCGAACGCCTTGCACTGCAAACCGGGCACCCTTCTTGGCTGGCGCGCACTTTTGTAGCGGTGATGGCGTATTTGTACTTATGTACCGGCAAGAAGCAGCAAACGATCGGCGTACCAATGATGGCGCGAACAGACGCCCTGACGAGGCAGGCGCTGACTTGCAAGACCAACGTGGTTCCTTTGACTCTCGATATTGAGGACACCGCCTCATGCCGACAGTTGGCGCAAACCATTGAACACATACTCAAGCACCTCAAGAAACATCAGGCGTTTCGTTACGAAGAGATAAAAAGTCTGAGGAGCGTCGCCAGTCGCTCGCCGTTGTTCAACATCGTGGTCAATATCATTCCATTTGAAGCGGCAGCCTCATTTGCTCCCGCGCAGCGCAGCGAAATCCGTAATTTACGCTCAGGAGGCGCGCAGGATCTGGTCTTCAATATGCGCCCCGATCTCGATAACCAAACGCTTAGGCTGGAGATCGATGCCGATTCAGGGCTTTACGATACGGCCAGCCTGGTGCGGCACTGCCGGGGGATACAAACCTTGTGCGCCTTGCTGTACGACGATCCGGAAAATCTTTCCGTCGCGGCATTGCGACAACATTTCTCGCTCTCGCTGCTGGGTAAAACCGCCAACGACAACGTGGTCGATATAATGCAACGTATCGAACGTGCCGCTATTCAAGCGCCGCAACGCGCGGCGATCCTCACGCCTGCACACGCTTCGTCACCGCTCAGAACACTGTCTTATGCCGTCCTGCAGCAACAGTGGCATGCACTGGCCGATGCCCTGACCCCTGCTCGCGCCGCGCACACCGTGCTGTTGCTCGACTTGCCGCAAGGGCCGGAAGCCATCATCTGCATGCTTGCTGCGCTGCAATTGAAAATGCCGTTCGTCAACCTGAATGCCAAAGGGGATGGAGCGTCTCATCATCAGCTGCTTGAACAGTTTAGCGACGCTATCCTGATTACCGATCGCACTCTGCCCTCCTTTCATTCCGAACCTGACGCATTGGCGCATTGGCACGCATCGACACTCGATATGCCGACGGATTTCGCGCGCTTCACCGTGTTTCGCCGACAAACATCGACCGAGGCGCCAGCGTTCCCGGCCGGAACCGGCTATCTCATGTTTACCTCCGGCTCGACAGGAATGCCTAAAGGCGTGATAGGAGCCCGACATGCTCTCAACGTTTTTGTCGATGCGGCGATAAAATGCTATGGCATTCAACCGCACGAACGCGTGTTGCAATTTGCGCCCTTGCATTTCGATGCCTGCATTGAAGAAATTTTCATGACGCTGGGTGCCGGCGCCCACCTGTGTATCGCCCCCGAGACCGTCAAGCATAACTTTGCCGCGTTATTCACATTCTGCGCCGACCATCAAATCAGCCTGTTGGATCTGCCGACCGCCTACTTTAATGAGATGCTGTTCGCCTCCGGCGGTGAACAGACACTGCCGCCGACCGTCACTACCGTCATCATCGGCGGTGAAAACCTTTCACCGCGTGCCAAAGAACGCTGGTTCGCGCGCTATCCCAAAGGCATAAAGTTATTCAACTCTTATGGCCCAACCGAGACAACCGTGGTGGCGACGGCCGCGGAGATCAAAAACGATGGCGCCGCGGTGACGATAGGCACACCGCTGGACGGTATATACACGGCAATCGTCGGCGAGGATCTCAGGCTGTTGCCGCTCGGCTGCAGTGGCGAATTACTGATCGTCGGGGCTACCGTCGGCCTGGGCTATTTGCATCAGCCAACGCTGAGCGCGGAAAAGTTCGTCACCTTTGAGGTCAACGGCCATCTCATGCCCGCCTTTCGCACCGGCGATATCGCCTGCCAGCTTCAAGATGGGCAGTTGGTGTTCCTTGGGCGCAAAATACGTGAAGCGAAAATCGCCGGGCAGCGCGTCAATATGGGTGAAATAGAAAGTTGTCTGGCCCGGTTGCCCTCAATTATCGAGATTGCCGTGCTGGCCAAAAGCGGCGATGCGGGAACGGAACTTTACGCGCATTATCACAGCCGGCAGCCACTCAGTGAGGCAATGCGCCGCACACTGTATGGCGCATTGCCCAATGCTCATATTCCTCAGCGCTTCGTGCATCATCTAACGCCGCTGGCCAAACTGGCTAACGGCAAGATTGATTATCACACCCTGGAAAGGCAATCCCGGATGCCCGAACCCACACGGGAATTACGTTCGACGACCTTCAACACCCTGGTGCATGAGGTTTGGCTGGCGACGCTGGGCAGTGACGATGGCGACTTCTTCACGCTCGGCGGCGACTCCCTTCAGGCTATAAAAATCATTAACGCGCTTAACGCACACTGCCAGTTGGATCTGAACCTGAGCGACATTTTTGAACATCCAAGACTTGCCGATTTTTGCCGACACCTAACGCAATTGGCCCATGCACGCTACGGCCTGGATCAGCAGCATCTGGACATCCGTTGCGCTATCGGCCGCTGTCTATCAACCGAGGCGCCGACCAGCAACCGGCTGTTTATTCAATCTCCCGAAGGCGCAGATGAACGGCTTTTGTTAGCCGCCCTCGCTGACAAGCACGGTGTGGACATTCTGTCGCCGCAGGCGCTGCCGTTGCATGCTGATTGGCCGCTGAACGCGATCATATTCAACGTACCGAACGAAGCCACGCAATATGCACCTTGGCTCGACGCGCTTTCGGCCCTGCTGCATTCCCTGCCGGACCGAGTTAACTACATGATATTTATGCATGATACGGTAGGCGGCGCCAATCTCACGCAAGGCCTGTTGCACGATTTTCGGCATGAGCGGCTGCTGTTGCTGCATAAAGTCAATTCGCGCCAGCAAGCCGTCGACGCCGGCGTTACTGAGTTGATAACCCTTTCTGCACGGCTTGGCTATTTCCCGCACATCCGGTTCGATACGGCCAATGAGCGATTGAACGGTTGCGTACTGAAGATCTTCGGTTTCGAAGATGGTGACAACATCGATCATCGCGCCGCCTTCACAATGGCGCAGCGGAGAAACCCGGGAGTGCAGTTGTGTAGCTTGTCACATTGGCTGAATCTGATTTCCGCCCACAGCGACAAACGCCCGAATAAAAGCGGTCGAACAGGGAAAGCTATCAACGTCAACATGGAAGGAGTGCACTGA
- a CDS encoding non-ribosomal peptide synthetase, protein MSVIGLINLMELAKQGATFGELSPRRQTIEHVDAAVLRTVQEDIIAFLSVCAPDNSERHTGEKPCYTVNHYAGQYLWLYENFTKNSPLYNIPIAKEILGDFEPARLLAALKKLLKRHGALCGRYRLDGETITVDIAHPDETIFEHCLEDISGLNSEEQQESILAALNAQCTMPFDLGAEYPLRCRILRKSAQHHYLFLTFHHCVVDGWTANLLVDELSRDYQAHEAHCHYDNGQAFFRFLEDPFLAVANVDDSLAFWRDELDGAPEKHALEYDIAITEAGKTQNIVRTSLADELQPVLTQLAKHNGTTLFTLLHSAFALLIARASATDRVVIGSPIANRNEPTLNSAVGSFVNTVAHQFRVTGDDSFTTLLQKNANKFARAFKHQGLPFSYLVEQLKPTRGKFHPIFQIMFVCQHRKSNELNVGRAQVNTLPRRYAPPKFDLVLEVISGAEGILLEWQYNAKLFTPERINGLAQAYALLLQQIACDPSRAVDHYSLAPMADNRQLRQLSVGQAMPACLRQPLSDRLLRAAHQHTDRPALFEGDQVWHYDRLLHHAGLVAHWLIAHTAPGALIAIDLPRGAHQAIAALGVILAGRAYLPLAEGLPDARVAAIMRISGCAWVLSNLAHHRARYPQTTRVQDLEALFSRHVTGTAPFPPGEAEALAYVIYTSGTTGTPKGVAMEHGAVTNTLLTMNRLFNVSHRDNVLALADLAFDLSVYDLFGSWLAGASVTVLSPHHAKEPSAWLHAIRQRQISIWNSVPAILQMLVQYCAQENILSLPQLRHIWLSGDRISPRLIAQAHQLCPNATITSLGGATEGAIWSIYHPVTRDTHYRNAIPYGTALPNQSMWVLNEKLEPCGFGVTGDIYIGGVGVAREYWRDRQTTAGSFVLFPTTGERVYRTGDRGRWHRSGYIEFLGREDQQVKLQGFRVELGDVEFALKSSKLVAEACVLCRDETGNGTPYLEAYITLTEAGKASVQAERRIREEVTAVLPAYMAPSRYHLIERFPLSRNGKLDRTLLSPGTERSQASDAAAPAASAELMLLRELLADTLGCTPDKIDPHASFFSNGGSSLSGITFLGNIKRALNVELTLAEILGYSQLDKLAERLRDSAPLPLSMLSGAADRSSLPTLYLVHGAGGQVHQYAKWTKQLCACANIITIASPGLAAPGADDTLTLQRLAASHLAAIPRAKRDTAVIAGWSLGGQLAVHIAAQATEQGAPFAHVVVVDSGLPARQPSVNRRFSVAQSYLSLFDSLGIARHLCRHQATNAIDSFANEIKMHYALNQSVLAEKITLEHAEAFCWALKKSFELTNNAGPLPQIAIPLTLWLSQQRQRKQPNLAQRWERQSSHGVQLTYCAETHYSILNNAQLLEALTRLLRSLSTS, encoded by the coding sequence ATGAGCGTCATCGGCCTGATCAATCTGATGGAACTGGCGAAACAGGGAGCAACATTCGGCGAGCTGTCGCCTCGCCGCCAAACCATCGAGCATGTCGACGCCGCCGTACTCCGTACGGTGCAGGAAGACATCATCGCCTTTTTATCTGTCTGCGCGCCAGATAATTCAGAGCGACACACCGGGGAGAAGCCGTGTTACACCGTCAATCACTACGCGGGGCAATACCTGTGGCTGTATGAAAACTTCACCAAGAACAGCCCGCTGTATAACATTCCAATCGCCAAAGAGATTCTGGGGGACTTTGAACCCGCGCGTTTGCTCGCTGCGCTGAAAAAACTGCTCAAGCGACACGGCGCGCTTTGCGGTCGCTACCGGCTCGACGGTGAAACCATCACCGTTGACATTGCGCATCCTGATGAAACCATTTTCGAACACTGCCTCGAGGACATCAGCGGTCTGAATAGTGAAGAGCAGCAAGAAAGTATACTGGCGGCGCTTAACGCCCAGTGTACGATGCCGTTTGACCTCGGTGCTGAGTATCCCCTGCGCTGCCGAATCTTGAGAAAGAGCGCGCAGCACCACTATCTCTTCTTGACCTTTCACCATTGCGTGGTCGACGGCTGGACGGCCAATTTGCTGGTGGATGAACTGAGCCGTGATTATCAAGCGCACGAAGCGCATTGCCATTATGACAACGGTCAGGCTTTTTTCCGGTTTCTTGAGGATCCTTTCCTCGCCGTCGCCAATGTCGATGACAGCCTGGCATTTTGGCGCGATGAACTGGATGGTGCGCCGGAAAAACACGCGCTTGAATACGATATCGCCATCACGGAGGCAGGCAAAACGCAGAATATCGTCAGAACATCGCTGGCGGACGAACTGCAGCCAGTGCTGACTCAGTTAGCCAAACATAACGGTACGACGCTGTTTACGCTGTTGCACTCCGCCTTCGCCTTACTGATTGCCAGAGCATCGGCGACGGATCGCGTGGTCATCGGCAGCCCGATCGCCAACAGGAACGAGCCGACGTTAAACAGCGCCGTGGGCAGCTTCGTCAACACGGTCGCTCACCAATTTCGCGTCACTGGCGACGACAGTTTCACCACGCTGCTGCAGAAGAACGCGAATAAATTTGCGCGCGCCTTCAAACATCAGGGGTTGCCCTTCTCTTACCTGGTTGAACAACTCAAGCCCACGCGCGGCAAGTTCCACCCCATTTTTCAAATCATGTTCGTCTGCCAACATCGCAAAAGCAACGAACTGAATGTTGGCCGTGCACAGGTTAACACCCTGCCGAGACGCTATGCGCCGCCCAAGTTTGATTTGGTGCTGGAAGTGATTTCCGGCGCAGAGGGCATTCTGTTGGAGTGGCAATACAACGCCAAGCTGTTTACGCCGGAGCGCATTAACGGATTGGCGCAAGCTTACGCATTGCTGTTGCAGCAAATTGCCTGTGATCCTTCGCGGGCCGTCGACCACTATTCGCTGGCGCCAATGGCCGATAACCGGCAATTGCGACAGCTCTCCGTCGGGCAGGCGATGCCAGCATGCTTGCGGCAACCTCTTTCTGATCGGCTGTTACGCGCTGCCCACCAGCATACGGATCGCCCGGCGTTGTTCGAGGGCGACCAGGTGTGGCATTACGATCGGCTATTGCACCACGCCGGCCTCGTGGCGCATTGGCTGATAGCCCATACCGCCCCAGGCGCACTCATCGCCATCGATCTTCCACGCGGCGCTCATCAAGCTATTGCGGCGCTCGGCGTGATCCTCGCCGGACGCGCCTACTTGCCGTTGGCCGAAGGATTGCCGGATGCCCGCGTAGCGGCCATTATGCGAATATCGGGTTGCGCCTGGGTTTTGAGCAACCTGGCTCACCATCGCGCCCGCTATCCGCAGACAACCCGCGTTCAGGATCTGGAGGCGCTGTTTTCCCGCCATGTCACAGGCACAGCGCCCTTCCCGCCAGGCGAAGCAGAAGCGCTCGCGTATGTTATTTATACGTCGGGGACGACCGGCACGCCAAAAGGCGTGGCTATGGAACACGGCGCCGTCACCAACACCCTACTGACCATGAACCGACTGTTTAACGTCTCTCATCGTGACAACGTATTGGCTCTCGCCGACCTGGCCTTCGATTTATCGGTCTATGACCTGTTCGGCAGTTGGCTAGCCGGCGCATCGGTAACGGTGTTATCGCCGCACCACGCTAAAGAGCCGTCAGCATGGCTACATGCGATACGCCAGCGGCAAATCAGCATCTGGAACTCGGTTCCCGCCATCTTGCAAATGCTGGTGCAATATTGTGCACAAGAAAACATCCTGTCGCTGCCTCAACTGCGGCATATTTGGCTGAGCGGCGATCGTATCTCTCCGCGGCTGATCGCCCAGGCACATCAGCTTTGCCCCAACGCCACCATCACCAGTCTTGGTGGTGCCACCGAAGGGGCAATATGGTCAATTTATCATCCAGTTACACGGGATACGCACTACAGAAACGCCATCCCCTATGGAACCGCATTGCCGAATCAGAGCATGTGGGTGTTGAATGAAAAACTTGAGCCGTGCGGTTTCGGCGTTACCGGCGACATTTATATCGGCGGCGTTGGCGTTGCCCGCGAGTATTGGCGGGATAGGCAAACCACCGCCGGCAGCTTTGTTCTTTTCCCAACTACCGGTGAACGCGTGTACCGCACCGGCGATCGCGGCCGTTGGCACCGCAGCGGTTATATCGAGTTTCTCGGCCGCGAAGACCAACAGGTGAAACTGCAAGGTTTTCGCGTCGAATTGGGTGACGTCGAATTCGCACTCAAAAGCAGCAAACTGGTCGCTGAAGCATGTGTCCTCTGTCGCGATGAAACCGGGAACGGCACACCGTATCTGGAAGCCTATATCACATTGACCGAGGCGGGAAAAGCCAGCGTCCAGGCGGAGCGAAGAATACGCGAAGAGGTTACGGCCGTATTGCCCGCGTATATGGCGCCATCCCGATATCATCTCATTGAACGTTTCCCGCTTTCACGCAACGGCAAATTGGATCGCACCTTGCTATCGCCAGGAACCGAGCGGAGTCAGGCCAGCGATGCGGCTGCGCCAGCCGCATCCGCGGAGCTCATGCTGCTACGAGAGCTGTTGGCGGATACGTTAGGCTGTACTCCAGACAAGATCGACCCACATGCCAGTTTCTTCAGCAATGGCGGCAGCTCGCTTTCCGGCATCACGTTTTTGGGCAACATCAAGCGCGCCCTTAATGTGGAATTAACCCTGGCGGAAATCCTTGGCTACTCACAGCTCGATAAACTTGCCGAGCGTCTGCGCGATAGCGCACCCCTGCCGTTATCGATGCTGTCCGGCGCAGCCGATCGCTCCTCCCTGCCCACCTTGTATTTGGTGCATGGTGCCGGTGGTCAGGTGCATCAATATGCAAAGTGGACAAAACAGCTTTGCGCCTGCGCCAACATCATCACCATCGCCAGTCCGGGATTGGCCGCGCCAGGTGCAGACGACACACTCACCCTGCAGCGATTGGCCGCCTCTCATTTGGCGGCCATACCGCGTGCCAAACGCGACACTGCCGTTATCGCCGGCTGGTCATTGGGCGGCCAATTAGCTGTCCATATAGCGGCGCAGGCGACGGAACAAGGCGCGCCTTTTGCGCATGTGGTGGTTGTCGACAGCGGTTTGCCCGCCCGGCAACCCTCAGTGAATCGACGTTTCAGCGTGGCGCAAAGTTACCTCAGTCTGTTCGACTCTCTCGGTATTGCGCGACATTTGTGTCGGCATCAAGCAACGAATGCGATAGACAGCTTCGCCAACGAGATAAAAATGCACTATGCGCTGAATCAGAGCGTGCTTGCGGAGAAGATCACGCTGGAACATGCCGAAGCCTTTTGTTGGGCGCTGAAAAAATCGTTTGAACTGACGAATAACGCCGGTCCTTTGCCGCAGATAGCGATACCGCTTACGCTTTGGCTCAGCCAGCAACGTCAGCGTAAACAGCCCAATCTTGCACAACGCTGGGAGAGGCAATCCTCACATGGCGTTCAACTCACCTATTGTGCAGAAACGCATTACAGCATTTTAAACAACGCTCAACTTCTTGAAGCGCTAACGCGGCTGCTCCGCTCGTTGTCAACATCATGA